One window from the genome of Streptomyces cadmiisoli encodes:
- a CDS encoding alpha/beta fold hydrolase: MAPFLAYEDKGPHSSRLPLVLVHGHPFDRTMWAPQIEAFAPDRRVVAPDLRGYGASPVTPGVTLLSRFARDIAELLDELAVPSCVLAGLSMGGQIAMECYRQWGPDRIRGLVLADTFAAAETPDGRRARNTMADRLLREGMRGYADEVLGKMVGPSASAEVAAHVHRMMTATSPEGAAAALRGRAERPDYRDLLTRVAVPALVVVGADDEYTPVSDARALHAALPDATLQVIDSAAHLPNLERPDRFNAALAAFLTRVDA; the protein is encoded by the coding sequence ATGGCACCCTTCCTTGCATACGAGGACAAAGGCCCCCATTCCTCACGGCTACCGCTCGTCCTCGTCCACGGCCACCCCTTCGACCGCACCATGTGGGCCCCGCAGATCGAGGCGTTCGCCCCGGACCGCCGGGTCGTCGCCCCCGATCTGCGCGGCTACGGCGCCTCACCGGTGACGCCCGGCGTCACGCTCCTGTCGCGGTTCGCCCGGGACATCGCCGAACTGCTGGACGAGCTGGCGGTGCCCTCCTGCGTCCTGGCCGGCCTGTCGATGGGCGGCCAGATCGCCATGGAGTGCTACCGCCAGTGGGGCCCGGATCGGATCCGGGGCCTGGTGCTGGCGGACACCTTCGCGGCGGCCGAGACCCCGGACGGCAGACGCGCCCGCAACACCATGGCGGACCGCCTCCTGCGCGAGGGCATGCGCGGCTACGCCGACGAGGTCCTGGGAAAGATGGTCGGCCCCTCCGCTTCCGCCGAGGTCGCGGCGCATGTGCACCGCATGATGACCGCCACCTCGCCCGAAGGGGCGGCGGCGGCCCTGCGCGGTCGCGCCGAGCGCCCCGACTACCGCGATCTGCTGACCCGGGTCGCGGTCCCGGCGCTGGTGGTCGTCGGCGCCGACGACGAGTACACCCCGGTCTCCGACGCCCGCGCGCTGCACGCCGCCCTCCCCGACGCCACCCTCCAGGTGATCGACTCCGCGGCCCACCTGCCCAACCTGGAGCGCCCGGACCGGTTCAACGCCGCTCTCGCCGCGTTCCTGACCCGCGTCGACGCGTAG